The following coding sequences are from one Bos indicus x Bos taurus breed Angus x Brahman F1 hybrid chromosome 5, Bos_hybrid_MaternalHap_v2.0, whole genome shotgun sequence window:
- the LETMD1 gene encoding LETM1 domain-containing protein 1 isoform X1, with protein MALSRVCWARAALWGSAVPPGLYVVRRLQFVRSGLTWGAPRSSKLHLSPKADVKSLISYVVTKTKVINGKYHRFLGRHFPRFYVLYTIFMKGLQMLWADGKKARRIKTNMWKHNIKFHQLPYREMEHLRQFRRDVTKCLFLGILSIPPFANYLVFLLMYLFPRQLLIRHFWTPKQQIDFLDIYHALRKQSHPEILCYLEKVVPLISDAGLQWHMTELCTKMQRGTHPAVHDILALRECFANHPLGMDQLRALQMKALCRAMLLTPYLPSVLLRHRLKTHTTVIHQLDKALAKLGVGQLTAQEVKSACYLRGLNSTHIAEERCRTWLGEWLQISCSLKETELSLLLHNVVLLSINYVGSRR; from the exons ATGGCGCTCTCCAGAGTGTGTTGGGCTCGGGCTGCTTTGTGGGGTTCGGCGGTGCCCCCTGGACTATATGTCGTCCGAAGGCTGCAGTTTGTTCGCTCTGGCCTGACCTGGGGGGCCCCTCG gtcttcaaagctTCATCTTTCTCCAAAGGCAGATGTGAAGAGCTTGATCTCTTATGTGGTGACCAAGACAAAAGTGATTAATGGGAAATACCATCGTTTCTTGGGTCGTCATTTCCCCCGCTTCTATGTCCTGTATACAATCTTCATGAAAG GATTGCAGATGTTATGGGCCGATGGCAAAAAGGCTAGaagaataaagacaaatatgTGGAAGCATAATATAAAGTTTCATCAACTTCCATACCGGGAGATGGAGCATTTGAGACAG TTTCGTCGAGACGTCACCAAGTGTCTTTTCCTAGGTATTCTTTCCATTCCACCCTTTGCCAACTACCTGGTCTTCTTGCTAAT gtACCTGTTTCCTAGGCAACTGCTGATCCGACATTTCTGGACCCCAAAGCAACAAATTGATTTCTTAGACATCTATCATGCTCTCCGAAAGCAGTCCCACCCAGAAATCCTTTGTTATTTAGAAAAAGTTGTCCCTCTCATTTCTGATGCAGGACTCCAGTGGCATATGACAGAGTTGTGCACCAAG ATGCAACGTGGTACCCATCCAGCAGTACATGATATCCTGGCTCTGAGAGAGTGTTTCGCTAACCATCCTCTGGGCATGGACCAGCTCCGTGCTTTGCAGATG AAAGCCTTGTGTCGAGCCATGCTTCTCACACCTTATCTGCCTTCTGTCTTATTGAGACACCGTTTAAAGACTCACACCACTGTAATCCACCAACTGGACAAGGCTTTGGCAAAGCTGGGGGTTGGCCAGCTGACCGCTCAGGAGGTGAAGTCG GCTTGTTATCTTCGTGGCCTGAATTCCACCCATATTGCTGAAGAGAGGTGTCGAACTTGGCTGGGAGAATGGCTACAGATTTCCTGTAGCCTGAAAG AAACTGAGCTGTCCCTCTTGCTACACAACGTGGTCCTGCTTTCCATCAACTACGTTGGGTCAAGGCGCTGA
- the LETMD1 gene encoding LETM1 domain-containing protein 1 isoform X2: protein MALSRVCWARAALWGSAVPPGLYVVRRLQFVRSGLTWGAPRSSKLHLSPKADVKSLISYVVTKTKVINGKYHRFLGRHFPRFYVLYTIFMKGLQMLWADGKKARRIKTNMWKHNIKFHQLPYREMEHLRQFRRDVTKCLFLGILSIPPFANYLVFLLMYLFPRQLLIRHFWTPKQQIDFLDIYHALRKQSHPEILCYLEKVVPLISDAGLQWHMTELCTKMQRGTHPAVHDILALRECFANHPLGMDQLRALQMKALCRAMLLTPYLPSVLLRHRLKTHTTVIHQLDKALAKLGVGQLTAQEVKSACYLRGLNSTHIAEERCRTWLGEWLQISCSLKG, encoded by the exons ATGGCGCTCTCCAGAGTGTGTTGGGCTCGGGCTGCTTTGTGGGGTTCGGCGGTGCCCCCTGGACTATATGTCGTCCGAAGGCTGCAGTTTGTTCGCTCTGGCCTGACCTGGGGGGCCCCTCG gtcttcaaagctTCATCTTTCTCCAAAGGCAGATGTGAAGAGCTTGATCTCTTATGTGGTGACCAAGACAAAAGTGATTAATGGGAAATACCATCGTTTCTTGGGTCGTCATTTCCCCCGCTTCTATGTCCTGTATACAATCTTCATGAAAG GATTGCAGATGTTATGGGCCGATGGCAAAAAGGCTAGaagaataaagacaaatatgTGGAAGCATAATATAAAGTTTCATCAACTTCCATACCGGGAGATGGAGCATTTGAGACAG TTTCGTCGAGACGTCACCAAGTGTCTTTTCCTAGGTATTCTTTCCATTCCACCCTTTGCCAACTACCTGGTCTTCTTGCTAAT gtACCTGTTTCCTAGGCAACTGCTGATCCGACATTTCTGGACCCCAAAGCAACAAATTGATTTCTTAGACATCTATCATGCTCTCCGAAAGCAGTCCCACCCAGAAATCCTTTGTTATTTAGAAAAAGTTGTCCCTCTCATTTCTGATGCAGGACTCCAGTGGCATATGACAGAGTTGTGCACCAAG ATGCAACGTGGTACCCATCCAGCAGTACATGATATCCTGGCTCTGAGAGAGTGTTTCGCTAACCATCCTCTGGGCATGGACCAGCTCCGTGCTTTGCAGATG AAAGCCTTGTGTCGAGCCATGCTTCTCACACCTTATCTGCCTTCTGTCTTATTGAGACACCGTTTAAAGACTCACACCACTGTAATCCACCAACTGGACAAGGCTTTGGCAAAGCTGGGGGTTGGCCAGCTGACCGCTCAGGAGGTGAAGTCG GCTTGTTATCTTCGTGGCCTGAATTCCACCCATATTGCTGAAGAGAGGTGTCGAACTTGGCTGGGAGAATGGCTACAGATTTCCTGTAGCCTGAAAG GGTAG
- the LETMD1 gene encoding LETM1 domain-containing protein 1 isoform X6: protein MALSRVCWARAALWGSAVPPGLYVVRRLQFVRSGLTWGAPRSSKLHLSPKADVKSLISYVVTKTKVINGKYHRFLGRHFPRFYVLYTIFMKVSSRRHQVSFPRYSFHSTLCQLPGLLANMQRGTHPAVHDILALRECFANHPLGMDQLRALQMKALCRAMLLTPYLPSVLLRHRLKTHTTVIHQLDKALAKLGVGQLTAQEVKSACYLRGLNSTHIAEERCRTWLGEWLQISCSLKETELSLLLHNVVLLSINYVGSRR, encoded by the exons ATGGCGCTCTCCAGAGTGTGTTGGGCTCGGGCTGCTTTGTGGGGTTCGGCGGTGCCCCCTGGACTATATGTCGTCCGAAGGCTGCAGTTTGTTCGCTCTGGCCTGACCTGGGGGGCCCCTCG gtcttcaaagctTCATCTTTCTCCAAAGGCAGATGTGAAGAGCTTGATCTCTTATGTGGTGACCAAGACAAAAGTGATTAATGGGAAATACCATCGTTTCTTGGGTCGTCATTTCCCCCGCTTCTATGTCCTGTATACAATCTTCATGAAAG TTTCGTCGAGACGTCACCAAGTGTCTTTTCCTAGGTATTCTTTCCATTCCACCCTTTGCCAACTACCTGGTCTTCTTGCTAAT ATGCAACGTGGTACCCATCCAGCAGTACATGATATCCTGGCTCTGAGAGAGTGTTTCGCTAACCATCCTCTGGGCATGGACCAGCTCCGTGCTTTGCAGATG AAAGCCTTGTGTCGAGCCATGCTTCTCACACCTTATCTGCCTTCTGTCTTATTGAGACACCGTTTAAAGACTCACACCACTGTAATCCACCAACTGGACAAGGCTTTGGCAAAGCTGGGGGTTGGCCAGCTGACCGCTCAGGAGGTGAAGTCG GCTTGTTATCTTCGTGGCCTGAATTCCACCCATATTGCTGAAGAGAGGTGTCGAACTTGGCTGGGAGAATGGCTACAGATTTCCTGTAGCCTGAAAG AAACTGAGCTGTCCCTCTTGCTACACAACGTGGTCCTGCTTTCCATCAACTACGTTGGGTCAAGGCGCTGA
- the LETMD1 gene encoding LETM1 domain-containing protein 1 isoform X5 produces the protein MYLFPRQLLIRHFWTPKQQIDFLDIYHALRKQSHPEILCYLEKVVPLISDAGLQWHMTELCTKMQRGTHPAVHDILALRECFANHPLGMDQLRALQMKALCRAMLLTPYLPSVLLRHRLKTHTTVIHQLDKALAKLGVGQLTAQEVKSACYLRGLNSTHIAEERCRTWLGEWLQISCSLKETELSLLLHNVVLLSINYVGSRR, from the exons AT gtACCTGTTTCCTAGGCAACTGCTGATCCGACATTTCTGGACCCCAAAGCAACAAATTGATTTCTTAGACATCTATCATGCTCTCCGAAAGCAGTCCCACCCAGAAATCCTTTGTTATTTAGAAAAAGTTGTCCCTCTCATTTCTGATGCAGGACTCCAGTGGCATATGACAGAGTTGTGCACCAAG ATGCAACGTGGTACCCATCCAGCAGTACATGATATCCTGGCTCTGAGAGAGTGTTTCGCTAACCATCCTCTGGGCATGGACCAGCTCCGTGCTTTGCAGATG AAAGCCTTGTGTCGAGCCATGCTTCTCACACCTTATCTGCCTTCTGTCTTATTGAGACACCGTTTAAAGACTCACACCACTGTAATCCACCAACTGGACAAGGCTTTGGCAAAGCTGGGGGTTGGCCAGCTGACCGCTCAGGAGGTGAAGTCG GCTTGTTATCTTCGTGGCCTGAATTCCACCCATATTGCTGAAGAGAGGTGTCGAACTTGGCTGGGAGAATGGCTACAGATTTCCTGTAGCCTGAAAG AAACTGAGCTGTCCCTCTTGCTACACAACGTGGTCCTGCTTTCCATCAACTACGTTGGGTCAAGGCGCTGA
- the LETMD1 gene encoding LETM1 domain-containing protein 1 isoform X4: MLWADGKKARRIKTNMWKHNIKFHQLPYREMEHLRQFRRDVTKCLFLGILSIPPFANYLVFLLMYLFPRQLLIRHFWTPKQQIDFLDIYHALRKQSHPEILCYLEKVVPLISDAGLQWHMTELCTKMQRGTHPAVHDILALRECFANHPLGMDQLRALQMKALCRAMLLTPYLPSVLLRHRLKTHTTVIHQLDKALAKLGVGQLTAQEVKSACYLRGLNSTHIAEERCRTWLGEWLQISCSLKETELSLLLHNVVLLSINYVGSRR; the protein is encoded by the exons ATGTTATGGGCCGATGGCAAAAAGGCTAGaagaataaagacaaatatgTGGAAGCATAATATAAAGTTTCATCAACTTCCATACCGGGAGATGGAGCATTTGAGACAG TTTCGTCGAGACGTCACCAAGTGTCTTTTCCTAGGTATTCTTTCCATTCCACCCTTTGCCAACTACCTGGTCTTCTTGCTAAT gtACCTGTTTCCTAGGCAACTGCTGATCCGACATTTCTGGACCCCAAAGCAACAAATTGATTTCTTAGACATCTATCATGCTCTCCGAAAGCAGTCCCACCCAGAAATCCTTTGTTATTTAGAAAAAGTTGTCCCTCTCATTTCTGATGCAGGACTCCAGTGGCATATGACAGAGTTGTGCACCAAG ATGCAACGTGGTACCCATCCAGCAGTACATGATATCCTGGCTCTGAGAGAGTGTTTCGCTAACCATCCTCTGGGCATGGACCAGCTCCGTGCTTTGCAGATG AAAGCCTTGTGTCGAGCCATGCTTCTCACACCTTATCTGCCTTCTGTCTTATTGAGACACCGTTTAAAGACTCACACCACTGTAATCCACCAACTGGACAAGGCTTTGGCAAAGCTGGGGGTTGGCCAGCTGACCGCTCAGGAGGTGAAGTCG GCTTGTTATCTTCGTGGCCTGAATTCCACCCATATTGCTGAAGAGAGGTGTCGAACTTGGCTGGGAGAATGGCTACAGATTTCCTGTAGCCTGAAAG AAACTGAGCTGTCCCTCTTGCTACACAACGTGGTCCTGCTTTCCATCAACTACGTTGGGTCAAGGCGCTGA
- the LETMD1 gene encoding LETM1 domain-containing protein 1 isoform X3, whose amino-acid sequence MKGLQMLWADGKKARRIKTNMWKHNIKFHQLPYREMEHLRQFRRDVTKCLFLGILSIPPFANYLVFLLMYLFPRQLLIRHFWTPKQQIDFLDIYHALRKQSHPEILCYLEKVVPLISDAGLQWHMTELCTKMQRGTHPAVHDILALRECFANHPLGMDQLRALQMKALCRAMLLTPYLPSVLLRHRLKTHTTVIHQLDKALAKLGVGQLTAQEVKSACYLRGLNSTHIAEERCRTWLGEWLQISCSLKETELSLLLHNVVLLSINYVGSRR is encoded by the exons ATGAAAG GATTGCAGATGTTATGGGCCGATGGCAAAAAGGCTAGaagaataaagacaaatatgTGGAAGCATAATATAAAGTTTCATCAACTTCCATACCGGGAGATGGAGCATTTGAGACAG TTTCGTCGAGACGTCACCAAGTGTCTTTTCCTAGGTATTCTTTCCATTCCACCCTTTGCCAACTACCTGGTCTTCTTGCTAAT gtACCTGTTTCCTAGGCAACTGCTGATCCGACATTTCTGGACCCCAAAGCAACAAATTGATTTCTTAGACATCTATCATGCTCTCCGAAAGCAGTCCCACCCAGAAATCCTTTGTTATTTAGAAAAAGTTGTCCCTCTCATTTCTGATGCAGGACTCCAGTGGCATATGACAGAGTTGTGCACCAAG ATGCAACGTGGTACCCATCCAGCAGTACATGATATCCTGGCTCTGAGAGAGTGTTTCGCTAACCATCCTCTGGGCATGGACCAGCTCCGTGCTTTGCAGATG AAAGCCTTGTGTCGAGCCATGCTTCTCACACCTTATCTGCCTTCTGTCTTATTGAGACACCGTTTAAAGACTCACACCACTGTAATCCACCAACTGGACAAGGCTTTGGCAAAGCTGGGGGTTGGCCAGCTGACCGCTCAGGAGGTGAAGTCG GCTTGTTATCTTCGTGGCCTGAATTCCACCCATATTGCTGAAGAGAGGTGTCGAACTTGGCTGGGAGAATGGCTACAGATTTCCTGTAGCCTGAAAG AAACTGAGCTGTCCCTCTTGCTACACAACGTGGTCCTGCTTTCCATCAACTACGTTGGGTCAAGGCGCTGA